Within the Kwoniella dejecticola CBS 10117 chromosome 5, complete sequence genome, the region TAAATTTTGAATGCAGCCACTCCCGCATTGACGATTACCAATACTGACCCCGCTCAACCTGGCACCTTGCTCACGTTCGGCGGAGCAGGTTTAAATGGGAAAGACCAAGCGGGGTTGTTCTGTAATATGATAGTTGGCGGTGCGACGGAATCGATCAATCTGCCTATTGCGGAATGTAAAGTACCTGATGGTCTGGATGGAGCCGGTGAGTACGGTAACAAACACAACATCAATATCGTATACAAAAAATTTCCGAAGTAgctgctgatgatctgttcTCTGAACCGTTATGGCTTGTTAGTACATCTGTTCATCACGAGCTCGTCGACTCCGCTGGGCGCCAATATCGTAACTCAGGACGCTAGCTTGATCGTGGCTGGGCCTGCTGTGACCTTCGTGGACACGATACCCAATGCTCAAACGCAGGTGAGCCGTTCTTCTTACCCTTACCCTTTCGTCGATAACCATGAGAAGAAATCGCGCTGATAAGGAGCTCCGATAGTTGTTATTGGGAACAAACGCGAATTCGGCTGCTAGTAGTGGTacgggaaagaagaagatcgtcaTCACGCAGACAATagtcgaggaggatatcGTCTGATACCAGCGTCGTTCTTTGAAAGATCCAACCGGAACTTCAGCTCCGGAGTATCGTAGTATCGTATACAGTATACCAATGTCATAATACCCTATCGCCCTTTTCCGCTAAAATCGATATCTCGATACGATCAATGTTGTTCGCACTGTTGCACTTGTTCAGGATCATCCAGAATCGGAATGACAAAGCGATGCATTTtatgaggatgaagatcgatGCAAGGGCGAGAGGCCAATCATGCAGCACCGCATACGGCTTCTCCCACAGCAGTATTGAGGATAAGAGCTACAATAAGACCGTATAGACCCTATGACGACGGGTATGTCAGCATGGGTGGTGAAAAGAGCGGTAAAGACGGGATGACTGTAGCTCAATTGATGATTGTGCAACTCTCACGATTACTTCGGCGAAAATGAGAATCAACACCATAGAAACAAACACCTTTGACTCGTAAAGATATGCTCTGACACACTAtatgcagatcaagaatgatCAGCAAATACTCCCGGCCATACACAAGGAAGCGTGATGACATTGCAGCGATAGAACCACTCACGGCATCTCCAACGATACCGATAGCGTAGCCGGCCGCCAAACCCGTAAATCCACAAGCTATGCGTaggatcagtcagcttgacgcACAGTGGGAAGCGGCATTCAATGCTGACATACCAAGACCAGCTGCCAGGTGTATGAAGCCTGCGAAGAGCGAGTATGGCTCGGTCGGCGAGACTGTGATCcgaaagtcagcttcatGGTACAAAGGAACCTCTTGCCGTTACGTGAAATACGTACTGTTACCGGCTATCAACACTGATACTACTAATCCATACACCGCGATGACTAATGAAACGTTGTCAGACTTTACAAGCGTGTTGAAGGGAAAGAATGGACGCACTACCGGACATCTATCAAGAAAGGAGTCAGTAATATTCTGCGAAAGGCAAATGCGGGTGATACACTTACGACTACTGGTATCAAAGACTGCTCGTAGTGAAGATcggttgatcagatcagtacTCTACCCAGCGATGCAAGAATGGTCGAACATACCTTCATGATCAGATCGGGTCTAGCA harbors:
- a CDS encoding V-type proton ATPase proteolipid subunit 2, translated to MSELCPPWAPFFGFAGVASAMIFSTVGAAYGTSKAGIGIAGLGTFRPDLIMKSLIPVVMSGIIAVYGLVVSVLIAGNISPTEPYSLFAGFIHLAAGLACGFTGLAAGYAIGIVGDACVRAYLYESKVFVSMVLILIFAEVIGLYGLIVALILNTAVGEAVCGAA